From the Leucobacter denitrificans genome, one window contains:
- the ndk gene encoding nucleoside-diphosphate kinase, producing the protein MSVEQTLILVKPDGVARGLSGEILRRIEAKGYSVTGLRMFTPDRELLAAHYAEHEGKPFYEPLIEFMSSGPVVAIRAEGHRVIEGFRSLAGTTDPTGAAPGTIRGDLGRDWGLKVQQNLVHGSDSTESAERELSLWFA; encoded by the coding sequence ATGTCAGTTGAGCAAACCCTCATTCTCGTAAAACCCGATGGTGTCGCGCGTGGCCTGAGCGGGGAGATCCTTCGCCGCATTGAAGCTAAGGGCTATAGCGTCACTGGGCTTCGCATGTTTACTCCAGACCGCGAGCTGCTCGCTGCTCACTATGCGGAGCACGAGGGCAAGCCATTCTACGAGCCGCTCATTGAGTTCATGAGTTCGGGCCCCGTAGTTGCTATCCGGGCTGAAGGTCACCGTGTCATCGAGGGATTCAGGTCACTCGCTGGTACGACAGATCCGACCGGTGCCGCCCCAGGAACAATTCGAGGCGATCTCGGCCGCGATTGGGGTCTGAAGGTGCAGCAGAACCTCGTGCACGGCTCGGACTCGACAGAGTCAGCGGAGCGCGAACTTAGCCTCTGGTTCGCCTAG
- a CDS encoding DUF4233 domain-containing protein, translating to MSRNDDSAASDSEEELILSPSESVAHNSAMRISGGSGGQRSTRKALASIVLGFELIIVVLIGLTIFGLGLTDPRWLGLVIGGTLAVLCIISLGLLRVGEVGIVLGWITHALMLATAFILPTALFVGAVFTALWVYCIVRGGKIDRQRDTWLASLN from the coding sequence ATGAGTCGCAACGATGATTCCGCTGCATCAGATTCAGAAGAAGAACTGATTCTCTCGCCATCTGAGTCTGTGGCCCATAATTCCGCGATGCGCATTTCTGGTGGATCGGGTGGCCAGCGATCGACACGAAAGGCGCTTGCCTCGATCGTTTTGGGTTTTGAGCTCATCATTGTGGTGCTCATTGGCCTCACGATCTTTGGGCTCGGCCTCACTGACCCTAGGTGGTTGGGGCTCGTCATCGGAGGAACACTCGCAGTCCTGTGCATCATCTCACTCGGGCTACTTCGCGTGGGCGAAGTTGGCATCGTGCTCGGGTGGATCACTCACGCATTAATGCTGGCCACAGCGTTCATACTTCCAACAGCGCTGTTTGTAGGCGCGGTCTTCACCGCGCTGTGGGTCTACTGCATTGTGCGCGGCGGAAAGATTGATCGTCAGCGTGACACCTGGCTTGCATCACTAAACTAA
- a CDS encoding winged helix-turn-helix domain-containing protein: MSHKSLSTLSLAEARRVALAAQGFRNVRKIGKRRPFDTALNRLHILQIDSVNVFARSHYLPVFSRHGGYEPPKLDQQLWGSGEFTEYWAHEAAFLPIADRKLFGWRMDDFRNRHMSDGRAEAFSRVISDVRARLRDGGPQLVRELESGPRETRGPWWDWSDTKRAVEMLFAWGEVVSVGREGFQRRYALVEQAVSDEHLESVEREEAQMQLVERAADSLGVATLADLADYHRLKRGEAKAAVQQLEDQGILIPVEVDGWRTSSGAREPTWIHRDARVPSRLAPNALLTPFDPITWFRPRAERLFDFHYRIEIYTPKEQRQFGYYCLPLMVGGKLAGRIDLKADRTNRDLLVQAAWQESAAPAQTAEVARELLAEAAAWQGLDAIRTSGVGNLKLPSIFTPNVRAPE; this comes from the coding sequence GTGAGTCACAAATCACTTTCGACACTGAGCCTCGCTGAAGCCCGCCGTGTTGCGCTGGCGGCTCAGGGGTTTCGTAATGTGCGCAAGATCGGCAAGCGTCGCCCGTTCGACACTGCGCTCAATCGCTTACACATTCTTCAGATTGACTCAGTGAATGTCTTTGCGCGCAGCCACTATCTACCCGTGTTCTCTCGACACGGTGGGTATGAACCCCCGAAGCTAGACCAACAATTGTGGGGGAGCGGTGAGTTCACTGAGTACTGGGCGCATGAGGCCGCATTCCTGCCAATAGCGGATCGGAAGCTATTCGGCTGGCGAATGGACGACTTCAGAAACCGACACATGAGTGACGGTCGTGCTGAGGCTTTCTCCAGAGTGATCTCTGATGTTCGGGCGCGGTTGCGAGACGGCGGTCCGCAGCTTGTTCGCGAGCTTGAGTCGGGTCCACGCGAAACGCGGGGACCGTGGTGGGATTGGAGCGATACAAAGCGAGCAGTCGAAATGCTGTTCGCTTGGGGTGAGGTCGTTTCTGTGGGCCGCGAAGGGTTTCAACGACGCTACGCGCTTGTGGAGCAGGCCGTCTCCGATGAGCATCTCGAGTCAGTCGAACGCGAGGAAGCACAGATGCAGCTCGTTGAGCGGGCAGCCGACTCGCTCGGGGTCGCAACTCTGGCCGACCTCGCGGACTATCACCGGCTAAAGCGAGGCGAAGCTAAGGCGGCCGTGCAGCAGTTAGAGGATCAAGGCATTCTCATTCCTGTTGAAGTTGACGGTTGGCGCACCTCGTCAGGGGCGCGAGAACCTACGTGGATCCACCGCGATGCCCGAGTGCCGAGTCGGCTCGCGCCGAACGCCTTGCTCACTCCCTTTGACCCAATTACCTGGTTCAGACCACGTGCCGAGCGACTCTTTGATTTTCACTATCGGATCGAGATTTATACGCCCAAGGAACAGCGACAGTTTGGGTATTACTGTCTTCCGCTCATGGTCGGCGGCAAGCTTGCCGGACGCATAGATCTCAAAGCCGACCGGACGAATAGAGACCTACTCGTACAGGCAGCGTGGCAGGAGAGCGCTGCTCCCGCGCAGACGGCAGAAGTGGCTCGGGAGCTTCTTGCTGAGGCCGCAGCATGGCAGGGACTCGATGCAATTCGCACTTCGGGTGTCGGCAACCTGAAGCTCCCGAGTATTTTCACTCCAAATGTCAGAGCCCCAGAGTAG
- the ilvD gene encoding dihydroxy-acid dehydratase, whose protein sequence is MATYRSFTVTHGRNMAGARALLRAAGVNGADLGRKPIIAVANSFTEFVPGHTHLAPVGRIVSDAIIEAGGIPREFNTIAVDDGIAMGHGGMLYSLPSRDLIADSVEYMVNAHCADALICISNCDKITPGMLLAALRLNIPTVFVSGGPMESGRAVLANGMVRTLDLVDAISEAVNENVSDEDIQLIEESACPTCGSCSGMFTANSMNCLTEAIGLSLPGNGSTLATHTARRALYEDAGALVVDITKRYYEDDDETVLPRNIATPEAFGNAMALDIAMGGSTNTILHLLAAAHEAGVAFGLDEIDAVSRRVPCLAKVAPNVANGKTYYMEDVHRAGGIPALLGELRRGGLLDENVHTVHAKTLGEWLDEWDIRGGKASETAFELWHAAPGGVRSSTAFSQSERWRDLDLDQENGCIHSVEHAYSKDGGLAVLRGNIAVDGAVVKTAGVDESIWTFSGPAVVCESQDEAVEKILNKQVNEGDVVVIRYEGPKGGPGMQEMLYPTSFLKGRGLGKQCALITDGRFSGGTSGLSIGHISPEAASGGLIALVEDGDTISIDIPTRALTLDVSDEVLEKRRIALEANGGYRPKGRQRPVSDALRAYAAFAQSADKGAVRVIPDTF, encoded by the coding sequence ATGGCCACTTATCGCTCTTTCACAGTTACCCACGGACGCAACATGGCTGGAGCCCGCGCGCTTCTCCGTGCAGCCGGGGTCAATGGCGCAGACCTGGGACGCAAACCCATCATTGCCGTTGCGAATTCATTCACCGAGTTTGTGCCGGGGCACACACACCTTGCCCCCGTCGGTCGAATTGTTTCCGATGCGATTATCGAGGCCGGAGGTATTCCGCGCGAGTTCAACACGATTGCGGTCGATGACGGCATCGCAATGGGCCACGGTGGCATGCTCTATTCGCTTCCATCCCGCGATCTCATTGCCGACTCGGTTGAGTACATGGTGAACGCTCACTGCGCAGACGCACTCATCTGCATCTCCAACTGCGACAAGATCACCCCGGGTATGCTTCTCGCAGCACTGCGACTCAACATCCCCACCGTGTTTGTTTCTGGTGGCCCCATGGAGTCGGGTCGCGCAGTTCTCGCGAATGGTATGGTGCGCACGCTGGACCTCGTCGATGCGATCTCCGAGGCCGTGAATGAGAACGTGTCAGACGAAGATATTCAGCTGATCGAAGAGTCAGCTTGCCCGACATGTGGATCGTGCTCGGGAATGTTCACCGCGAACTCGATGAATTGCCTCACTGAGGCGATTGGGCTCTCGCTTCCTGGCAACGGTTCGACGCTCGCAACCCACACTGCTCGTCGTGCGCTGTACGAGGACGCTGGCGCACTCGTGGTTGATATCACCAAGCGCTACTACGAAGACGATGATGAGACCGTGCTCCCCCGCAATATTGCGACGCCAGAGGCGTTTGGCAACGCGATGGCTCTCGATATTGCAATGGGTGGATCGACGAACACAATTCTCCACCTCCTTGCCGCGGCACACGAAGCCGGGGTCGCCTTCGGCCTAGATGAAATCGACGCGGTGTCACGCAGAGTTCCCTGCCTTGCGAAGGTAGCGCCGAACGTCGCGAATGGAAAAACGTACTACATGGAGGACGTGCACCGCGCGGGTGGCATCCCCGCACTCCTCGGTGAATTGCGTCGCGGCGGTCTCCTCGATGAAAACGTGCATACCGTGCACGCGAAGACTCTTGGCGAATGGCTTGATGAGTGGGACATACGCGGTGGCAAGGCGAGCGAAACAGCGTTTGAACTGTGGCACGCGGCTCCTGGTGGCGTGCGTTCATCGACAGCGTTCTCCCAGTCTGAACGTTGGCGTGACCTCGATCTCGATCAAGAGAATGGCTGTATCCACAGCGTCGAACACGCGTATTCGAAGGACGGCGGCCTCGCAGTGCTTCGCGGCAACATCGCGGTCGATGGAGCTGTCGTGAAAACCGCGGGCGTCGACGAGTCAATCTGGACTTTCTCGGGCCCCGCCGTCGTCTGCGAGTCGCAGGACGAGGCGGTTGAAAAGATCCTCAACAAACAAGTCAATGAGGGTGATGTCGTGGTGATCCGCTACGAAGGGCCAAAGGGTGGCCCGGGCATGCAAGAAATGCTCTACCCCACTTCATTCTTGAAGGGGCGTGGGCTCGGAAAACAGTGCGCCCTCATTACCGACGGCCGCTTCTCCGGGGGTACTTCGGGGCTATCGATAGGCCACATTTCGCCGGAGGCTGCATCGGGCGGACTCATCGCGCTCGTTGAAGACGGTGACACGATCTCGATCGATATTCCAACCCGGGCTCTCACGCTCGATGTATCTGACGAAGTGCTCGAGAAGCGGCGGATCGCGCTTGAGGCGAACGGTGGTTACCGTCCGAAAGGTAGGCAACGCCCAGTGAGCGACGCATTGCGAGCGTATGCAGCGTTTGCTCAGTCCGCAGACAAGGGCGCGGTTCGAGTGATTCCCGACACCTTCTGA
- the ileS gene encoding isoleucine--tRNA ligase has translation MTYPKQTTGSTSESGAALGVNPSPKFPKIEEQVLAFWERDDTFRESIRRRDGQPEWVFNDGPPFANGLPHYGHLLTGYAKDVFPRFQTMLGKKVERRFGWDTHGLPAELEAMKQLGITEKSEIEEMGVAAFNAKARESVLQYTKEWEEYVTRQARWVDFENDYKTLNLSFMESVLWAFKQLYDKDLAYEGHRVLPYCWRDETPLSNHELRMDDDVYQMRQDPSVTVTFPLHGDRAAALELVGVRALAWTTTPWTLPTNAALAVGPEIEYAVVPAGPNGASDGGEAGQARYLIALELAGNYAKDLGYESAEALRENVAAIHLGAALADVQYEAAFDYFADAEVWGTEHCWRILVDDYVTITDGTGIVHQSPAYGEDDMRITLAAGMPTIVSLDDSGRFINAVTDVAGELWMEANRPLIRLLKQHGRLLREQSYEHSYPHCWRCRNPLIYKAVSSWFVRVDPIKQRMLETNEEINWVPANVKHGQFGKWLEGARDWSVSRNRFWGSPIPVWKSDDPEYPRVDVYGSLEELKNDFGTLPVNEQGEVDLHRPYIDSLVRPNPDDPTGRSTMRRIEDVFDVWFDSGSMPFAQAHYPFENQEWFDTHQPADFIVEYIGQTRGWFYVQHVLATALFDRPAFKSVISHGIVLGSDGNKMSKSLQNYPDVNEVFHRDGSDAMRWFLMASPVVRGGNLIVTEEGIREGVRQFILPLWNSWYFFSLYANADGLEAKRSVTSADPLDRYILAKTGKLIREVGGHLEGLDTTSAAESLRAFAETLTNWYVRRSRDRFWEGVTGANGKQENRQAFDTLYTVLETVARVAAPMTPLVSEELWKGLTGERSVHLADWPDASEFPDDDELVAAMDEVRQITSQALALRKARRLRVRLPLSKLTVVTSRPAALEPFVDILRDELNVKSIDLVQQTETSAESYGIVHTLSVNARAAGPRLGKQVQAAIKSAKSGDWTEENGVVTAGDIVLEPNEYELTLHVGDGADAITLIAGGGFVLLDTETTPELEAEGIARDAIRAIQEARKNAGLDVSDRIVLALNAAPEFAAALETHADLIAGETLAEAIATQATEDIGEVAQNLPSYGAGVHVSAAGALGTEKAPIVITIDATGAKK, from the coding sequence ATGACCTACCCCAAGCAGACGACCGGATCAACAAGCGAGTCCGGTGCCGCACTAGGCGTCAACCCCTCACCAAAGTTCCCCAAGATTGAAGAGCAGGTGCTTGCGTTCTGGGAGCGTGATGACACTTTCCGCGAGTCAATCCGCAGACGTGATGGGCAACCGGAGTGGGTATTCAATGACGGCCCACCGTTCGCGAACGGCCTTCCGCACTACGGCCACCTGCTGACGGGGTACGCAAAAGACGTCTTTCCGCGCTTCCAAACCATGCTTGGCAAGAAGGTTGAGCGTCGGTTTGGTTGGGACACACACGGCCTGCCAGCTGAACTTGAAGCAATGAAGCAGCTCGGTATCACTGAAAAGAGTGAGATCGAAGAAATGGGCGTCGCTGCGTTTAACGCGAAAGCTCGCGAATCAGTACTTCAATACACCAAAGAGTGGGAAGAGTATGTCACCCGCCAGGCACGCTGGGTAGATTTCGAAAACGACTACAAGACACTCAATTTGAGCTTCATGGAGAGCGTGCTCTGGGCCTTCAAGCAGCTTTACGATAAAGATCTCGCTTACGAGGGCCACCGCGTGCTGCCTTACTGCTGGCGAGATGAAACCCCGCTCTCCAACCACGAACTTCGTATGGACGATGACGTGTATCAAATGCGACAAGATCCATCGGTGACAGTGACCTTCCCGTTGCACGGCGATCGCGCTGCAGCACTCGAACTCGTTGGGGTTCGTGCGCTTGCGTGGACGACCACGCCATGGACGCTTCCGACGAATGCGGCTCTCGCCGTTGGTCCAGAGATCGAGTACGCGGTTGTGCCAGCCGGCCCGAATGGCGCATCTGACGGTGGCGAAGCGGGTCAGGCGCGGTACCTCATCGCTCTCGAACTCGCGGGCAACTACGCGAAAGATCTCGGGTACGAGTCAGCAGAAGCGCTGCGCGAAAATGTTGCAGCGATCCACTTGGGCGCTGCCCTCGCAGATGTGCAGTACGAGGCCGCATTCGACTACTTCGCCGATGCAGAAGTATGGGGCACTGAGCACTGCTGGCGCATACTTGTCGACGATTACGTGACCATCACCGACGGCACCGGCATAGTGCACCAGTCTCCTGCCTACGGCGAAGACGATATGCGGATCACACTTGCGGCCGGTATGCCCACGATCGTGAGTCTCGACGATAGTGGTCGGTTCATCAATGCGGTGACAGATGTCGCAGGAGAACTCTGGATGGAAGCAAACCGTCCGCTTATTCGCCTGCTCAAGCAGCACGGCCGCCTCCTGCGCGAGCAGAGCTACGAGCACAGTTACCCTCACTGCTGGCGCTGCCGAAACCCGCTCATCTATAAAGCGGTTTCGAGCTGGTTCGTTCGCGTTGACCCAATCAAGCAGCGCATGCTCGAGACAAACGAAGAAATCAATTGGGTACCTGCGAACGTGAAGCACGGCCAGTTCGGTAAGTGGCTTGAGGGCGCTCGCGATTGGTCCGTCAGCCGAAATCGGTTCTGGGGGAGCCCGATCCCTGTTTGGAAGAGCGACGATCCCGAGTACCCGCGCGTCGACGTGTACGGTTCGCTCGAAGAACTCAAGAATGATTTCGGCACGCTACCGGTCAATGAGCAGGGCGAAGTGGATCTGCACCGCCCCTACATCGATTCACTCGTACGGCCGAACCCAGACGACCCCACCGGCAGGTCGACAATGCGTCGCATTGAAGACGTGTTCGACGTGTGGTTTGATTCGGGGTCGATGCCGTTTGCGCAGGCACATTACCCGTTCGAGAACCAAGAGTGGTTCGATACCCATCAGCCGGCTGATTTTATTGTCGAGTACATCGGCCAGACACGCGGCTGGTTCTACGTGCAGCATGTGCTTGCGACTGCACTGTTTGATCGCCCGGCGTTCAAGAGCGTCATTAGTCACGGCATCGTGCTCGGTTCAGACGGCAACAAGATGTCGAAGAGCCTGCAGAACTATCCTGACGTGAATGAGGTGTTCCACCGCGACGGTTCTGACGCGATGCGCTGGTTCCTCATGGCCTCTCCGGTCGTGCGAGGCGGCAATCTCATCGTCACAGAAGAAGGGATCCGCGAGGGAGTTCGCCAGTTCATCTTGCCGCTCTGGAACAGCTGGTACTTCTTTAGCCTCTACGCAAACGCTGACGGGCTGGAAGCGAAGCGGAGTGTAACTTCTGCTGATCCACTTGATCGCTACATTCTCGCTAAAACAGGCAAACTCATTCGTGAGGTCGGGGGGCACCTCGAAGGCCTCGACACAACTTCAGCGGCAGAGTCACTTCGTGCCTTTGCTGAGACCCTCACCAATTGGTATGTGCGGCGCTCACGCGACCGTTTTTGGGAGGGTGTAACTGGCGCGAACGGAAAGCAAGAAAACCGGCAGGCCTTTGACACGCTGTACACCGTGCTTGAAACGGTAGCGCGCGTCGCAGCTCCTATGACGCCACTTGTTTCTGAGGAGCTTTGGAAGGGCCTCACTGGAGAGCGCTCGGTTCATCTGGCCGACTGGCCTGATGCTTCGGAGTTCCCAGACGATGACGAACTTGTCGCTGCGATGGATGAGGTGCGTCAAATCACATCGCAGGCACTAGCGCTGCGCAAGGCACGTCGTTTGCGTGTGCGCTTGCCACTCTCCAAGCTCACCGTTGTGACCTCCCGCCCCGCGGCTCTCGAGCCTTTCGTCGATATTCTGCGTGACGAGCTCAACGTGAAATCCATTGATCTTGTTCAGCAGACTGAGACGAGTGCCGAAAGCTACGGCATCGTTCATACGCTCTCGGTGAATGCACGTGCGGCAGGCCCACGTCTCGGCAAGCAAGTGCAGGCTGCCATCAAGTCGGCGAAATCCGGGGATTGGACTGAGGAGAATGGCGTCGTTACAGCCGGCGACATTGTGCTCGAACCAAACGAGTACGAACTCACGCTCCACGTCGGTGACGGAGCGGACGCAATCACCCTCATTGCCGGAGGTGGATTCGTGCTGCTGGACACAGAGACGACGCCAGAATTGGAGGCAGAGGGAATTGCACGCGATGCGATCCGCGCCATTCAAGAAGCGCGCAAGAACGCCGGTCTCGACGTGAGTGATCGAATTGTGCTCGCCCTGAACGCCGCGCCTGAGTTCGCTGCTGCCCTTGAAACGCATGCTGACCTCATTGCTGGCGAGACCCTCGCCGAAGCAATCGCGACGCAGGCGACCGAAGACATCGGTGAGGTAGCTCAGAACCTTCCGAGCTACGGAGCAGGTGTGCACGTGAGTGCTGCTGGTGCGTTGGGCACAGAAAAGGCCCCAATCGTCATCACGATCGATGCGACGGGAGCAAAAAAGTGA
- a CDS encoding helix-turn-helix transcriptional regulator: MIRPRTPRGIQLGEFLAARRKAQRRVELGLPPGTRRGDIGLSREEVAALAGMSVSWYTWLEQGREINASRQVLAAVARVLQLNEAETEYVFALAVPGANSNQLEPAPTPDHLTRLVRALPFPAFVIAGDWTIVAWNARYEWLYESISAILDVDRNLLKLIYTDPKLKEMLPDWQRDSRRFLAEFRADSGVRLSSERHREVVQGLIEESPDFRAQWAEHSVERFKSRLRTFVHPQEGELVFEHHRLVPSDASDLHVIMYVPTSPLAISEETASVES; encoded by the coding sequence ATGATTCGTCCACGCACTCCACGCGGGATTCAACTCGGCGAATTCCTTGCTGCTCGACGCAAAGCACAGCGACGAGTCGAGCTCGGCTTGCCACCCGGCACACGTCGTGGTGACATCGGCTTGAGCCGCGAAGAAGTCGCAGCACTCGCCGGCATGAGCGTGAGTTGGTACACCTGGCTCGAGCAGGGCCGCGAGATCAACGCATCACGACAAGTCCTTGCCGCGGTCGCACGCGTCTTGCAGCTCAACGAGGCCGAGACCGAGTATGTGTTCGCCTTGGCGGTTCCCGGCGCAAACAGCAACCAGCTCGAACCCGCACCGACACCAGATCATTTAACGAGGCTCGTGCGAGCACTTCCATTTCCCGCGTTCGTCATTGCTGGGGACTGGACGATTGTTGCCTGGAATGCGCGCTATGAGTGGCTCTACGAGTCAATTAGCGCGATCCTTGATGTGGATCGAAATCTGCTCAAACTTATTTATACCGACCCCAAGCTCAAAGAAATGCTGCCCGACTGGCAGCGTGACAGTAGACGCTTTCTCGCCGAGTTTCGTGCCGACTCGGGCGTGCGGTTGAGCTCAGAACGCCACCGCGAGGTTGTGCAAGGGTTAATCGAGGAAAGCCCTGATTTTCGCGCACAGTGGGCAGAACACTCCGTTGAACGGTTTAAGTCGCGATTGCGGACCTTCGTGCATCCCCAGGAAGGAGAGCTCGTCTTCGAGCATCACCGTCTCGTTCCATCAGACGCGAGCGACCTACACGTCATCATGTATGTTCCTACCTCGCCGCTCGCGATCTCTGAAGAAACCGCTAGCGTGGAGTCGTGA
- a CDS encoding bifunctional folylpolyglutamate synthase/dihydrofolate synthase, which translates to MSDATTQRVYEELLTRVGEAHPRPRIEPVRRLAELAGSPQLSFPVIQVAGTNGKTSTSRAIESILRAHGLRTGLFTSPHLVDFAERFQVDGEPVAPEVLAAGWQELQLPLQAADAELLAAGMGKITFFEALVVLGLVVFADAPVEVAVLEVGMGGEWDATNIVDAEVAVFTPIALDHVTLLGPDIQAIARTKSKIIKDASTVITAAQTADALAEIHAEAERHGSKVYAAGADFSLLEDRLAVGGRQIDVVGITGHTYEPAFVPLFGQHQAENVTLAIAAVEAFFGADRPVPTEILETGLGQLTSPGRLQLVGTDPIVYVDAAHNPHGAEALVRAVTESFSFDELGIVVGVLGEKDASGLLETLAPIAAQVFATAVDSPRTLSAEELEVAARASLPETPIEAFPALPFALDRARSWASESKNRAVLVVGSVVLAGETIELAREQKWGTE; encoded by the coding sequence GTGAGCGACGCCACCACGCAACGCGTGTACGAAGAGCTGCTTACAAGAGTCGGTGAAGCTCACCCAAGGCCGCGAATCGAACCGGTGCGCAGACTCGCTGAGCTTGCGGGCTCACCGCAGCTGTCATTTCCGGTGATCCAGGTTGCTGGCACGAACGGAAAGACATCAACGAGTCGCGCGATCGAGTCAATCCTGCGTGCCCATGGCCTCCGCACCGGGCTGTTCACGAGCCCACACCTTGTGGACTTTGCTGAGCGATTCCAGGTAGACGGTGAGCCTGTCGCACCCGAGGTTCTCGCCGCAGGTTGGCAAGAGTTGCAACTGCCCTTGCAAGCGGCCGATGCCGAGCTTCTCGCTGCTGGCATGGGCAAGATCACATTCTTCGAAGCTCTCGTTGTGCTCGGCCTCGTCGTGTTCGCAGACGCTCCAGTTGAAGTTGCAGTTCTCGAAGTTGGCATGGGTGGCGAATGGGACGCCACGAATATTGTCGATGCAGAAGTTGCGGTTTTCACCCCAATTGCGCTCGATCACGTTACGCTGCTGGGCCCAGACATTCAGGCAATCGCGCGCACGAAGTCAAAAATCATTAAAGACGCGAGCACCGTGATAACCGCCGCTCAAACCGCAGATGCGCTGGCCGAAATACACGCAGAAGCCGAGCGTCACGGCTCGAAGGTATACGCAGCCGGCGCTGACTTCTCACTTCTCGAAGACCGTCTAGCTGTCGGAGGTCGTCAAATTGACGTCGTCGGCATCACGGGTCACACATACGAACCCGCGTTCGTTCCGTTGTTCGGCCAGCATCAGGCCGAGAATGTTACGCTCGCGATTGCCGCAGTCGAGGCATTTTTCGGTGCGGATCGGCCAGTTCCCACGGAGATCCTCGAGACAGGCCTTGGCCAGTTGACTTCGCCCGGCAGACTGCAACTGGTGGGCACTGATCCGATCGTCTATGTCGATGCGGCGCACAATCCACACGGAGCTGAAGCTCTCGTGCGCGCAGTCACCGAATCATTCAGTTTCGACGAACTCGGCATTGTGGTGGGGGTGCTCGGTGAGAAAGACGCGAGTGGGCTGCTCGAGACGCTCGCGCCGATTGCCGCGCAGGTGTTTGCAACCGCAGTCGATTCGCCACGAACACTGTCTGCCGAAGAACTCGAGGTTGCTGCCCGCGCCTCGCTTCCGGAGACCCCTATCGAGGCGTTCCCCGCGCTTCCGTTTGCGCTTGATCGCGCGCGGAGTTGGGCGAGTGAGAGCAAGAACCGCGCGGTGCTCGTCGTTGGTTCGGTGGTGCTCGCAGGTGAAACGATCGAACTTGCTCGCGAACAGAAGTGGGGAACTGAATGA